A window of Pseudoalteromonas sp. MEBiC 03607 genomic DNA:
GCCGTTGGTGAAGTACAAAGTAAAGGTTTTGAACTCGAAGTAGTGGGTGACATCACTGAGCGTTGGGTGGTTACTGCAAGCTATGCCTATAATGATACCCGTATTACTAAAGCAAACGACAGCATTCGTAACCAAATTCCTGATAGCGATAAATTTGCCAACGCGCCGCAAAATACCCTAGGTATCTGGACACGCTATGAGTTACCTAGCTTATCGTCATCTATTTCTGCTGGCTTAGATTATGTTGATGAACAGCTTAGTTTAGGCGGTCAACGTGTTAAACCTTATACGATTTACAACATGGCGTGGCAAACAACCGTTGATAACTGGCAATGGCAATTATCAGTTAAAAACCTGTTTGATAAAGAATACGCAAGCAGTGGCTTTATTGAGCGAACAGGGCACTTTCCTGGTGAACCACGCCGTGTCTATTTAAGTGCTAAATACAGCTTTTAATGGTGGCGTGTGAACGCTAAAAGTTGGTTTAATTTACATTCCTGGGCAGGACTCTTTGTTGGAGTCCTGCTTTTTGTTACCTGCGTATCGGGGACACTCGCTACGTTAAGTCATGAACTCGAATACTTAACAGACGCTAAGTATCGTGCTTTATCTTCTTCAGCCTCGACTAACTATCAGGCTATCGAAAACACCCTAAATAAGCATTATCCACAGGGTCAATTACTTTATATCCAACGTCATAAACAAGATTACCTTGCCACTGAAGCGGCTCTTAAAGTCGGTGATTCATTCCGTTTTGTTTATTTAGATGCTGCAACGGGCCGCTTACTTGGTGAAGGAGAGTGGGCGCGGATATCGCGGTTTTTACGTAACTGGCATATGAATTTGTCGATGGGCTGGACGGGTAAATTAATCGTTACCAGTTTGAGTATGTTACTCGTTATTTTATTGGTTTCGAGTTTTTATGTGTATCGGCGCTGGTGGCAAGGTTTTATGAAAAAGCCTGCTGCGCTTAGTCTTGATAAACGCAGTAGTTGGGCTGATTGGCACAAACTGTTAGGGCTTTGGAGTTTATGGTTTATCGCAGTGATGGCCATTACAGGTGTTTGGTATCTGGTAGAGCATGGGCTGCAAACAGCTAAAGTGTCGCATACTGTTTCTGCGCCACAAGCGGTAAGTGAGTTTAAAAAACAAAGCCCTCGTAAAGATATATCGCCAATTAGCTTAACTGCAGCTTATGAAGCCGCTCAACAGGCGTTTCCGAGCCTTGATATTCGCTATATTCGTTATCCAAATAAAGCGGATCAGCCTATTGAAGTGCGTGGTTATAACGATGATATTTTACTGCGTCTGCGTGCTAACCGTGTTTATTTAAAACCAAGCTCGGGTGAGTTACTAGGTATACAAATAGGCGAACAATTACCTATTGTAGCCCGAATTTCAGATACCGCTGATCCGCTGCACTTTGGTAACTTTGCAGGAGTTGGTACTAAACTTATTTGGGGGTTATTTGGTGCATTGATGAGCTTTATAAGTGCTGCTGGCATTTATATGAGTTGGCTTAGGGTTAAGCGTAAAACAACAGCTGTAAAGTGGCTTGGAGTATCTGGAGGGATTGCAATTGGTTTGGTGGTTGCTTCGCTACTAACAACAAGTTTGAGCTTTACTGAGCGCAGTGTGCCTAATCAGGTATATTCTCCTATCCTCGGTTAAATTTTTTCAGGTATTAAAAAAGGCGCTAATTAGCGCCTTTTTTGTTGGGTTAAGAGTTTAGCCTCTTACCTTAATACCTTTTTTCTCCATACCGCGGTAGATGATGAGCATCTGTGCGATTGAGATAAGGTTCGATACTAACCAGTAAAGTACTAGGCCAGATGGGAACCATAAGAAGAAAATTGAGAATACTACTGGCATAAAGGTCATCATTTTTTGCTGCATAGGATCAGTAACTGTCATAGGTTGCAGCTTTTGAGTGATGAACATACTTAAACCAAATAAAACCGGTAATACGTAGTATGGGTCCATTGCTGATAAGTCATTTAACCATAAAATGAATTCAGCATGACGTAGCTCAGTTGATTCTAAGAATACGTAGAATAATGCTAAGAAGATTGGCATTTGTAGTAACAGTGGGAAACAGCCACCCATAGGGTTCACTTTTTCTTTGCGGTACATTTCCATCATCGCTTGACCGAATTTTTGACGGTCATCACCATACTTCTCTTTTAGTGCAGCCATTTTAGGCTGTAAGGCACGCATCTTCGCCATTGACGTGTATTGTGCTTTAGTAAGCGGGTACATTGCTGTTTTAACGATAACCGTGATTGCAATGATAGCTAGACCCCAGTTACCTAGGATGCTGTGTAACCACTTAAGTAGTACGAATAATGGTTGTGAGATAAACCACAACCAACC
This region includes:
- a CDS encoding PepSY-associated TM helix domain-containing protein, giving the protein MNAKSWFNLHSWAGLFVGVLLFVTCVSGTLATLSHELEYLTDAKYRALSSSASTNYQAIENTLNKHYPQGQLLYIQRHKQDYLATEAALKVGDSFRFVYLDAATGRLLGEGEWARISRFLRNWHMNLSMGWTGKLIVTSLSMLLVILLVSSFYVYRRWWQGFMKKPAALSLDKRSSWADWHKLLGLWSLWFIAVMAITGVWYLVEHGLQTAKVSHTVSAPQAVSEFKKQSPRKDISPISLTAAYEAAQQAFPSLDIRYIRYPNKADQPIEVRGYNDDILLRLRANRVYLKPSSGELLGIQIGEQLPIVARISDTADPLHFGNFAGVGTKLIWGLFGALMSFISAAGIYMSWLRVKRKTTAVKWLGVSGGIAIGLVVASLLTTSLSFTERSVPNQVYSPILG